A single window of Arcobacter venerupis DNA harbors:
- a CDS encoding acyl-CoA dehydrogenase family protein, translated as MGTNGKSAATEALAAAGDHLQAQDVGALDEAMSGASKKLNLTNSSLVERLIYGPQPELSELTSGVNAMNAAKTNEADKILDTALSLLESGQAFTSDKKLSSKLRKEVSTNTAYGFTVPAEFGGLGLNYNQLAILEESLASNGLGALAVELSGQLTIGSSSLLGYGDDKQKSTFLPMIAQGRITSFALTEVGVGVNAKKIEAYVEKDESNNCFRLFAQGAANKLYITSAIHNGLMAIAARIGKGGKKIGLFIIELPKEDVNNDEYQFKITEGNSDAFKSIYNSRIEFINFPIPAENEIKADGVEVLFYCLRMGRCMLTAMCAGYQKMMAVDSINYAKQRLGVGGHIIKHELPRLGIGKILGGALASQALSHLSLSQDSQGVDLAGLRDISKSYAASAALNSLIACERVIGGRSFDKESRITEARVNMHVFGIVEGENDLILMGMIKDITSKFTSSYMVSMLSVLQEANMVNGEAVSKENRILKIDLKTFIKHPMRCLTATGKLILKPGLYKLIGWILKNAICEIPHIVGRFVPLWMKTRYVEVPADLKKYVYYAERNLRKCKWLYLGISLYYQLEQTHAQVPIQRLGKKIELLVAMLALCTHASKQDESQQAIAALQSEIMKLEIEGIQILKGLSSTETLRRHLIKVGDDALNGNSSLIKDIKPQVFAHDWQSK; from the coding sequence ATGGGAACAAATGGAAAATCAGCTGCAACAGAAGCATTAGCTGCTGCTGGTGATCATTTACAAGCACAAGATGTTGGTGCTTTAGATGAAGCAATGTCAGGTGCTTCTAAAAAATTAAATCTTACAAATTCTAGTTTAGTTGAGCGTTTAATTTACGGACCACAACCAGAACTTTCTGAGCTAACATCTGGCGTAAATGCTATGAATGCAGCAAAAACTAATGAAGCAGACAAGATTTTAGATACTGCTTTATCTTTACTTGAAAGTGGTCAAGCATTTACAAGTGATAAAAAATTATCTTCAAAATTAAGAAAAGAAGTTTCTACAAATACAGCGTATGGATTTACAGTTCCAGCTGAATTTGGAGGATTGGGATTAAACTATAATCAGTTAGCAATTTTAGAAGAGTCTTTAGCATCAAATGGCTTAGGTGCATTAGCTGTTGAGTTATCAGGACAATTAACAATTGGTTCAAGCTCACTTCTTGGTTATGGTGATGATAAACAAAAATCTACTTTTTTACCAATGATTGCACAAGGAAGAATTACATCTTTTGCATTAACAGAAGTAGGTGTTGGAGTAAATGCTAAAAAAATTGAAGCTTATGTTGAGAAAGATGAATCTAATAATTGTTTTAGATTATTTGCTCAAGGTGCTGCAAATAAACTTTATATTACAAGTGCAATTCATAATGGATTAATGGCAATTGCAGCAAGAATTGGAAAAGGTGGTAAAAAAATAGGTTTATTTATTATTGAACTTCCAAAAGAAGATGTAAATAATGATGAATACCAATTTAAAATCACAGAGGGAAATTCTGATGCATTTAAATCAATATATAACAGCAGAATAGAGTTTATAAATTTCCCAATTCCTGCTGAAAATGAGATAAAAGCAGATGGTGTAGAAGTTTTATTTTATTGCTTAAGAATGGGAAGATGTATGTTAACTGCTATGTGTGCTGGTTATCAAAAAATGATGGCAGTTGATTCTATTAATTATGCAAAACAAAGACTAGGTGTTGGTGGCCATATTATTAAACATGAGTTACCAAGACTTGGAATTGGAAAAATATTAGGAGGAGCATTAGCTTCTCAAGCTCTTTCGCATCTTTCATTAAGCCAAGATTCGCAAGGTGTAGATTTAGCAGGACTTAGGGATATTTCAAAATCTTATGCTGCTAGTGCTGCATTAAATTCATTAATAGCTTGTGAAAGAGTAATTGGTGGACGAAGTTTTGATAAAGAATCAAGAATCACAGAAGCTAGGGTAAATATGCATGTATTTGGAATAGTTGAGGGTGAAAATGATTTGATATTAATGGGAATGATAAAAGATATTACTTCTAAATTTACTTCATCATACATGGTTAGTATGTTAAGTGTTCTTCAAGAAGCAAATATGGTAAATGGTGAAGCTGTTTCAAAAGAAAATCGAATTTTAAAAATTGATTTAAAAACATTTATTAAACATCCAATGCGTTGTTTAACTGCAACAGGAAAATTAATTTTAAAACCAGGTTTATATAAATTAATTGGATGGATTCTTAAAAATGCAATATGTGAAATACCTCATATTGTGGGACGATTTGTTCCTTTATGGATGAAAACTCGTTATGTAGAAGTTCCTGCTGATTTAAAAAAATATGTTTATTATGCTGAGAGAAATTTAAGAAAATGTAAATGGCTTTACCTTGGTATTAGTTTGTACTATCAATTAGAACAAACACATGCACAGGTTCCAATTCAAAGATTGGGTAAAAAAATAGAGCTATTAGTTGCAATGTTAGCTCTTTGTACTCATGCTTCAAAACAAGATGAGTCTCAACAAGCTATTGCAGCGCTTCAATCTGAGATTATGAAGCTTGAAATTGAAGGAATCCAAATATTAAAAGGATTATCTTCAACTGAAACTTTACGAAGACATTTAATAAAAGTTGGTGATGATGCTTTAAATGGAAATAGTTCTCTAATTAAAGATATTAAACCTCAGGTATTTGCCCATGATTGGCAAAGTAAATAA
- a CDS encoding p-hydroxycinnamoyl CoA hydratase/lyase, which yields MANETNVVEYTIENKIAWVKFNRPEKRNCMSPTLNRRMMEILDELEYNDEVGVFVLTGEGTAFSAGMDLKEYFVETEKDGLAGTRKAQRESYGWWKRLRDFNKPTIAMVNGWCFGGAYGPLFACDLAFASDDAQFGLSEINWGILPGGGATKIAVELLSFRNAMYHAMMGENVSGKKAAEWGLVNESVEASKLKERVTEVCNVLIQKNPVALKATKDAVRKVSEMTYANAEEYLVKAQEAANFFDNTGRKEGIKQFIFEKTYKPGLGAYNKDIQR from the coding sequence ATGGCAAATGAAACAAATGTAGTTGAATATACAATCGAAAATAAAATAGCGTGGGTTAAATTTAACAGACCAGAAAAAAGAAATTGCATGAGTCCAACTCTAAACAGAAGAATGATGGAAATTCTTGATGAATTAGAGTACAACGATGAAGTAGGTGTTTTTGTTTTAACAGGTGAGGGAACAGCTTTTAGTGCAGGAATGGATTTAAAAGAGTATTTTGTTGAAACTGAAAAAGATGGTTTAGCAGGAACAAGAAAAGCCCAAAGAGAATCTTATGGTTGGTGGAAAAGATTGAGAGATTTTAATAAACCTACAATCGCTATGGTAAATGGTTGGTGCTTTGGTGGAGCTTATGGTCCATTATTCGCTTGTGATTTAGCTTTTGCTTCTGATGATGCACAATTTGGTTTAAGTGAAATTAACTGGGGAATTTTACCAGGTGGAGGAGCTACAAAAATTGCTGTTGAATTATTAAGTTTTAGAAATGCAATGTACCATGCAATGATGGGTGAAAATGTAAGTGGTAAAAAAGCTGCTGAGTGGGGATTAGTAAATGAATCTGTAGAAGCATCAAAATTAAAAGAAAGAGTTACTGAAGTTTGTAATGTATTAATCCAAAAAAATCCAGTTGCCCTAAAAGCTACAAAAGATGCAGTTAGAAAAGTATCAGAAATGACTTATGCAAATGCTGAAGAGTATTTAGTAAAAGCTCAAGAAGCTGCAAATTTCTTTGATAATACAGGAAGAAAAGAAGGAATCAAACAATTCATTTTTGAAAAAACTTATAAACCAGGTTTAGGTGCTTATAATAAAGATATTCAAAGATAG